ttaataaaaaaacacagaCCAGAAGACACCCATTTATTCGTAGTAACAAACATGGAAGTAAACGTGCAAGCAAATTAAGTGAAATGAGAACACATCATTCCTCCTCAGTTTCTGACTCTGCACTCTGGAGCCAATCAATGAAAGGCCGAGCATTCTTCCATATCTGCGAGTTCTTGTTGCCTCCCTTCAGCCCTTCTTGATACCACTGTACAGTGTACTCTTCCTCCAAGACATCAGCATCATAAAGAGCTTTCAATACCAGAGCCACTTCTTTCAGTGCACTTGTCTTTGACTTCCCCCAGAACTTCTCAAGGGCACGAAGCAAGAGCAATTGTGACTCCTCATCCTGAGTTGAGGCAGCAGCAAGGAGGCTCTTCTTCTTGACCACTTCCTTATCAAACCCCTTCTCAACACCAACAAAGATTGCCTCAATCAGAGCATTCATCTTTTCCTGCGCAGACCCAGAAAGTGATCTGAGAAGAGACTGCAATTCCTTTGCTGAAACACCTCTCTTCAGATTTTCTTTCACCTCATCAGCAAGAGTTTTGTGTGTGACTGAGTTTCCATTTTCAGTACTTTCATTTGCTCTGTTTGCTGCTTTCggcttcttctccatctcttCTGTAGAGAGCATGACCATATCAGCCGTCACAGCACTCAGTTGCTCTTGGATTCGTTGCTTAGCTGCCTCAAGGGATGTATCAGTTTGCCACTGAAtgtcatcatcctcatcctcatcggCTTCTTCCTTCTCATCAACTTGACTGTGAGTAGGTGATGTGCGATCCTCATCAGAGCCACTAGCTTTCTTCTTTGAAGAGCTGGCTTTTGTCGTGCCATCCTTAGAAGAGGTGGTACCCTTTTTCTTGGactctttcttaattttcttcatctcctcatcAGCAGCTTCACCTTCCTTCAGACGCTCTTTCTCAGCCCTCCGCATAGCTTTCTTGTCCTTGGATCCCTTCTTTTGTTCAGGTGGgttcttcaaaataaaagtagTGAGCTTGTCCCTCATATCCACATCAGACACAAAACCACAAGCAGCACATTTCAGTTGGAGCATCTGAGTTTTAGTAATCAAAATCTCAGTCTCCGGGTTTCCACAACCATAACACTGGACATATTTCTTGATGAAGTTCTCAAGAAGGCCAGCAAGTTTAGGAGTGTCATGGGCCCCATTAACCAGAGAAGTCCCAGTTTTCTCGTCAAATTTAGATTGGGCTCCAAGCTCACACCCGAAGTACTTAGTGGTGTAAGAGGCTGGTCTTGCCAAAGCCTTTGCAATATCAACCATGTTGACTACATTTGTCTTGATGCCATTTCCTCGGCCCTCAATTTTGGTAATCATTTTGGGCATCTTATACCTGTAGAAGGCATCATCACTATTTCCAGCACCTATGTTCTGTAAAGCCATCTTGACTACAGTGCAAAATTTGAAGAACAAATAAACTTGGGTGTCACAGGGAGAAAATGCAGAGATTCGAACTATGGGCAATGGCAAAATTGTCTTCCAAGGATTCCAGGACAAGAGAAGACTGGTCTTCAGAGGTTAAAAAAGGTTGCACCCGATTGCAACCATCAAACTCAGGGTGTTCCAGAAATGGCCCGAGATGCATACAGCCAGTCCTTTGAAAAATGGAtctgttcttttttcttaatgaaGGACAATACTCTCCTAGCAACCCAATCGATCCCAAATCGAAGGTGGCCTGTTCGGACATAAAAGAAACTTCAATGTTGACACCTTCACCTTGAAAAGATGCAAATAGCAGCTAACCCCACAAGCTCCCTGTGTCAACAATGTCCAGAATTAGAAGTAAGAAACATATAGAGATAGATGTGCTGTTAATAACACAAGAAAATTCTTCATATGTCAGGTTCCATTAGTTATGAAGTCCAATAGGACATAAGGTGAAGTGAAGCATTTAGATTGCCAACACAAGCAACAAGTAACAAGAATAGCAATACAATGGTTCAGAACATGTCatgaataaaagaaagattgtgAGTTCGTACTTGTACAACTATCTACATAGCAGTACACAAAGATTGCCAGTAAAACCCAAAACATAATCAAAATGAATGCAATGTAATAAACATCGTGCTCAAATTTTTCAGTAAGTTTCCTTGTTGACAGAAGTgttaaatacattaaaataaaccTCCTTAAGCAGCTGAGCAATCAACTTGCCTTCTCATGAAGATAAAAAGTTCAATTAAACATAGcacaattcaagttttatgtgaCATTTTTAGTTAAAGGTCATTCAAGACTAAATCcggaaaataagaaaagaagaaacccCAGAGAA
This DNA window, taken from Quercus robur chromosome 2, dhQueRobu3.1, whole genome shotgun sequence, encodes the following:
- the LOC126713823 gene encoding eukaryotic translation initiation factor 5-like; the protein is MALQNIGAGNSDDAFYRYKMPKMITKIEGRGNGIKTNVVNMVDIAKALARPASYTTKYFGCELGAQSKFDEKTGTSLVNGAHDTPKLAGLLENFIKKYVQCYGCGNPETEILITKTQMLQLKCAACGFVSDVDMRDKLTTFILKNPPEQKKGSKDKKAMRRAEKERLKEGEAADEEMKKIKKESKKKGTTSSKDGTTKASSSKKKASGSDEDRTSPTHSQVDEKEEADEDEDDDIQWQTDTSLEAAKQRIQEQLSAVTADMVMLSTEEMEKKPKAANRANESTENGNSVTHKTLADEVKENLKRGVSAKELQSLLRSLSGSAQEKMNALIEAIFVGVEKGFDKEVVKKKSLLAAASTQDEESQLLLLRALEKFWGKSKTSALKEVALVLKALYDADVLEEEYTVQWYQEGLKGGNKNSQIWKNARPFIDWLQSAESETEEE